A window of the Leucothrix mucor DSM 2157 genome harbors these coding sequences:
- the pqqA gene encoding pyrroloquinoline quinone precursor peptide PqqA — protein MKWQKPSYTDLRFGFEITMYVMNR, from the coding sequence ATGAAATGGCAAAAACCAAGTTATACAGATCTGCGTTTCGGCTTTGAAATCACAATGTACGTGATGAATCGTTAA
- the pqqD gene encoding pyrroloquinoline quinone biosynthesis peptide chaperone PqqD: protein MNTGTVYQINPLFRLQWEETQQGYVLLYPEGMVQLGASSGEIIKSIDGEKSVQAIADDLSARFDDPEVAGDVIEFIDVAAKQGWLHANG, encoded by the coding sequence ATGAACACGGGTACTGTTTATCAAATTAACCCCTTATTTCGTTTGCAATGGGAAGAGACGCAGCAGGGATATGTGTTGTTGTATCCGGAAGGCATGGTGCAGTTAGGCGCTAGCTCCGGCGAAATTATAAAAAGCATTGATGGTGAAAAAAGTGTTCAGGCAATTGCCGATGATTTGTCCGCGCGATTTGATGATCCGGAGGTTGCCGGTGATGTGATCGAGTTTATTGATGTCGCCGCCAAACAAGGGTGGTTGCATGCAAACGGCTGA
- the pqqB gene encoding pyrroloquinoline quinone biosynthesis protein PqqB, which produces MHIRILGSGAGGGYPQWNCNCQNCQRVRQAEYRHEARTQSSITVSADGENWVLINASPDLRAQFESFPALQPARAVRDTGVCAIIITDAQIDHTTGLLTLREHTKPWDIYCTEAVHNDLTTGFPLFNILGHFRGVNWHPVDTDQQAFDIPQAPGLRFTAVPLKSEAPPFSPHRHNTVAGDNIGLLIEDLNTGKSLFYAPGLGEIESQVSARLEAADCVLIDGTMWTDDEMAHEGISDKRASEMGHLDQSSEGGILSALKNLEDTRRILIHINNTNPILDTQSAQRQMLDELGIEVSYDGMDIVL; this is translated from the coding sequence ATGCATATAAGAATTTTAGGTTCTGGTGCCGGGGGTGGCTACCCGCAGTGGAATTGTAATTGCCAGAATTGCCAACGGGTCAGGCAAGCGGAATACCGTCACGAAGCCCGCACCCAATCATCCATTACCGTCAGCGCCGACGGGGAGAATTGGGTGTTAATCAATGCCTCACCCGATTTACGGGCGCAGTTTGAATCCTTCCCCGCCTTACAACCTGCACGTGCAGTACGCGATACCGGCGTTTGCGCCATCATTATTACCGATGCGCAAATCGACCATACGACAGGCCTGTTAACCCTGCGCGAGCACACTAAGCCTTGGGATATTTACTGCACTGAAGCAGTACATAACGACCTCACAACCGGCTTTCCGCTGTTCAATATTCTAGGGCATTTTCGGGGTGTGAACTGGCATCCGGTCGATACCGATCAACAGGCTTTTGATATCCCTCAAGCGCCCGGTTTGCGCTTTACCGCAGTGCCACTTAAAAGCGAAGCGCCACCGTTTTCTCCGCACCGCCACAACACTGTCGCTGGCGACAATATCGGTTTATTAATCGAGGACCTGAATACTGGAAAGTCGCTATTTTATGCGCCGGGATTAGGTGAAATCGAAAGCCAAGTGAGCGCAAGGCTAGAGGCTGCGGACTGTGTATTGATTGATGGCACGATGTGGACGGACGATGAAATGGCGCATGAAGGCATTAGCGATAAACGTGCCAGCGAAATGGGGCATTTGGATCAATCCAGTGAGGGTGGCATTTTAAGTGCGCTGAAAAATCTTGAGGATACCCGCCGGATTTTAATTCACATCAATAACACCAACCCGATTCTGGATACGCAGTCTGCACAGCGTCAGATGCTGGATGAGTTAGGAATCGAAGTCTCTTACGACGGGATGGATATAGTGCTATGA
- the pqqE gene encoding pyrroloquinoline quinone biosynthesis protein PqqE — protein sequence MQTAERAGPPLWLLAELTYSCPLQCPYCSNPLDMADHKQELSTDEWIKVLRDARKMGATQLGFSGGEPLVRKDLEILIKEARSLGYYTNLITSGIGMDEARVRAFRDAGLDHIQVSFQASSEELNNFLCGSDSFQHKLEMARQVKAQGYPMVLNFVLHRHNIDDVAAILELSKALEADYVELATTQYYGWAKHNQNNLMPTREQVFNAEAIAHQYQRDLEGKMRILYVVPDYFEDRPKPCMNGWGSIFLTIAPDGTALPCHSARIIPGLELPNVKQHSIDWIWNESRDFNQFRGFEWMKEPCRSCDEKHKDFGGCRCQALMLTGDASNTDPVCDKSPKHAALLEEVASIDAKQVTEQPLVFRNMRESKKLITGNAI from the coding sequence ATGCAAACGGCTGAGCGCGCTGGCCCGCCGCTTTGGTTGTTAGCCGAGCTGACTTACTCTTGCCCCTTGCAATGCCCATACTGCTCCAATCCGTTGGATATGGCGGACCATAAGCAAGAGCTAAGCACGGATGAGTGGATTAAAGTACTGCGCGATGCCCGCAAAATGGGGGCCACACAGCTTGGCTTTTCCGGCGGTGAGCCACTGGTGCGTAAGGATTTGGAAATCCTGATTAAAGAAGCGCGCTCACTGGGTTATTACACCAATCTGATTACCTCCGGCATTGGCATGGATGAGGCGCGGGTCAGGGCGTTTCGGGACGCGGGTTTGGATCATATTCAGGTAAGTTTTCAAGCCAGTAGCGAAGAGCTGAATAACTTCTTATGCGGTTCGGATAGCTTTCAGCATAAGCTGGAAATGGCGCGTCAGGTCAAAGCTCAAGGCTATCCCATGGTGCTGAATTTCGTATTACATCGTCATAATATTGATGATGTTGCTGCGATACTGGAACTCTCCAAAGCTTTAGAGGCTGATTATGTTGAGCTGGCAACTACGCAATATTATGGCTGGGCAAAGCACAACCAAAATAATCTGATGCCAACGCGTGAGCAGGTGTTCAATGCAGAAGCCATTGCCCATCAGTACCAGCGCGATCTGGAAGGCAAGATGCGCATTCTGTATGTGGTGCCGGATTACTTCGAAGATCGCCCTAAGCCCTGTATGAATGGCTGGGGTAGTATTTTCCTGACGATTGCGCCGGATGGCACAGCGCTGCCATGTCATTCTGCACGCATTATTCCGGGGCTGGAACTGCCCAATGTGAAGCAGCACAGTATTGACTGGATTTGGAATGAGTCGCGGGATTTCAATCAATTTCGCGGCTTTGAGTGGATGAAGGAGCCTTGCCGCAGTTGCGATGAAAAACACAAAGACTTTGGCGGTTGCCGCTGTCAGGCGCTAATGCTGACCGGTGATGCCAGCAATACAGACCCCGTGTGTGACAAGTCACCCAAGCATGCCGCCTTGCTAGAGGAGGTGGCGAGCATTGACGCAAAGCAGGTTACGGAGCAGCCATTAGTCTTCCGCAATATGCGCGAATCCAAAAAACTGATTACCGGTAACGCGATTTAA
- the pqqC gene encoding pyrroloquinoline-quinone synthase PqqC, which translates to MNYADRLNVITPETKTLAPWSREEFEQKLRDKEKYYHINHEFHVLMNSGQLEKPAIQGWVANRFYYQTAIPVKDAAIMSNCWDRDVRRGWVQRILDHDGYAGEAGGIEAWLALGEAVGLDREDLLSHRLLLPGVKFAIDAYINFARTQPWEIAASSSLTELFAPTIHQKRLDNWPQHYSWIDASGYDYFRKRLSEARRDVEHGLEITLVYYTTRPQQEFMLNVLQFKLDVLWTMLDCMWMAYVADKPPYHNVEE; encoded by the coding sequence ATGAATTATGCCGATCGCTTAAATGTCATCACGCCAGAGACTAAAACACTGGCACCTTGGTCCCGCGAAGAGTTTGAACAAAAGCTGCGGGATAAGGAAAAGTATTATCACATCAACCATGAGTTCCATGTGTTGATGAATAGCGGCCAGCTTGAAAAGCCTGCGATTCAGGGCTGGGTGGCGAATCGCTTTTACTATCAAACGGCGATTCCGGTAAAAGATGCCGCGATCATGTCTAACTGCTGGGATCGTGATGTGCGCCGTGGCTGGGTGCAGCGTATTTTAGATCACGATGGCTACGCGGGTGAAGCAGGCGGCATTGAAGCATGGCTGGCATTGGGTGAAGCCGTAGGCCTAGACCGTGAGGATTTGCTCAGTCATCGCTTGCTCTTGCCGGGTGTGAAGTTTGCGATTGATGCCTATATCAATTTTGCACGCACCCAGCCTTGGGAGATTGCTGCCAGCTCGTCACTGACTGAGTTATTCGCCCCGACGATTCACCAAAAGCGCTTGGATAACTGGCCGCAACACTATTCATGGATTGATGCCAGCGGTTATGACTACTTTCGTAAACGCTTGAGTGAAGCGCGCCGCGATGTTGAGCATGGCCTTGAAATTACACTGGTTTATTACACGACGCGTCCGCAGCAGGAATTTATGCTCAATGTGCTGCAGTTCAAACTCGATGTCTTATGGACGATGCTGGACTGCATGTGGATGGCTTACGTGGCGGACAAACCGCCGTATCATAATGTGGAGGAATGA